A stretch of the Panicum virgatum strain AP13 chromosome 9N, P.virgatum_v5, whole genome shotgun sequence genome encodes the following:
- the LOC120691745 gene encoding homeobox even-skipped homolog protein 2-like, translating to MGPASWPPSSPAAVKAEAIVICVLLLLPAAAVAQQAPAEAAAAIDAEGDGNGTARGGGRGGGGGGGGGARSKLVSSIDCQICEATCRVKCLINNLFQWGGCYQRCKADNCNDWCR from the coding sequence ATGGGGCCTGCGTCctggccgccgtcgtcgcccgccgccgtgaAGGCGGAGGCGATAGTGATCTgcgtgctgctgctcctgccggccgccgcggtcGCGCAGCAGGCGCccgcggaggccgcggcggcgatcgaCGCGGAAGGAGACGGCAACGGCaccgctcgcggcggcgggcgaggcggcggtggtggtggcggcggcggcgcgcggagtaAGCTGGTGAGCAGCATCGACTGCCAGATCTGCGAGGCGACGTGCCGCGTCAAGTGCCTTATCAACAACCTCTTCCAGTGGGGCGGCTGCTACCAGCGGTGCAAGGCCGACAACTGCAACGACTGGTGCAGGTAG